In Alkalihalobacillus sp. AL-G, the genomic stretch TTTAAAGCTTTTACAGATATATCTGAGAACGCTTTGTTCTTGTCAATATAACTTAAAAGTTTAAAAGCCTGATATAATGCAGCAAAAAACGGTATCGCCGATACATACATAACTATTACAATGCCATATAGTACATAAGCGAACTCCGAATTACCTTCTGCTGCTTCTTTAGCTATCCAAGGTCCGCCAAATATACCGAAAGCAAGACCTGGAGTTCCAATAAGAAAAACAGCCATCCTTAAAAAGAGTGTTGACCCTCGTTTCATAAAAAGCACCTCACTTATTTATTATCAATTTGAATTTAACATATTATTTATTGTCTTTCAATAAATTTTTATTAATTTTTATAATGTTTTTGTTGTTAAGAGAATTTTAATTTTAGACAAAGATAAAAAGCATTCCTCATACAAAGAAATACTCTATCACCCCCTTATCCTTTTATCTTATTCCACACAATCCTGCCACAATTGTTTTGTATTCAACAAAAAGAGACGTAACCCTATATAGATAAACGCCCCCTTTTCAGGAATAGCAAATGCTATGTATGATTTCAAAAAGCATGTGGATGTTAAGAATATAGCTAACATTGAAGGTGTAATTGAACAATGAGAAAATACTTCGTAATCATTATAGCTACAGTTTTGATAATTGGTTTCACACTAACCCCTAGTGTCCAAGCAAATAACAATCTTAATGATGACAATATAGAATTGCTCGAAGATACTCTAATATCTACTTTGTCACCTGTTATCAGTAATGCTGTTGACAAATACTTTGGTAAAGTTACTCAGACAGACTGTGATAAAATATTGAACATTGAAAAATTACAACCAGGATACAAAATTCGATTAAGAGCAAGGACTTTTGAAGGACCACATAATCCTCCACATTATTTGGTATACTTAACCCTTATAAAAAAGGGATACAGTAATGATTGGATTGTTGAAAAGATTACCTCTAAAAAACTATCTCCAAGTAAAAAAATTAAGTGCCAGTAAACATTGAGATCCAATATTAATAGGCTTTAATCATGAATCCTGCCGAAACCAAAAAAACCTGCAAGCGAATAAGTAAAGCTTGGCAAACCCAAGCTCTTTTACCGGTTTTTAACAAGTCGTTATTCCAGATATGCCCTGCAATTGTATAATTTAAAAGAAGAATAACCCTTAACAATTACAAAGAGATTAAGACAAAAAAGAAGGTTTTAAGAAATGAAGTTAGTAATATCCATCCAGTTAATTCTTTGTATACTATTGTTTGAAAATTATACAACATCAAAAAGTCCAAACAATGCTATAAATAGAAATCAAGAAGTTCCTCCACATGCGAAATGGGGGCAAATAGCTATGCAAAAAACAAAGGAAAAATATCCAAAGGCAGCAATTATTGACTATCTTCATATTGGAAGGGAAAAAGGAACACAATACTCAACAGAAAAGTTTAAATTATGGTTGAAAGAAGAAGGCAAAGAATTTGGTGTTTTTGTTGATATTAAATTTAATAATGAAACAGAACAAATAATGGATATTAAATATATGAAAACATCTAAATAGAAAGACAAAACTGGCATTTCTTCACTATTCAAGAGTGAACGTTTATTTAGCAATCTCCCCCTTCGTTGAAGATTATTTTTTTAA encodes the following:
- a CDS encoding DUF2975 domain-containing protein; protein product: MKRGSTLFLRMAVFLIGTPGLAFGIFGGPWIAKEAAEGNSEFAYVLYGIVIVMYVSAIPFFAALYQAFKLLSYIDKNKAFSDISVKALKNIKYCAITICGLYVVSLPFFYIFAQLDDAPGMILIGLILTFAPMVIAVFAAVLQRLLQEAINIKSENDLTV
- a CDS encoding DUF3889 domain-containing protein: MKLVISIQLILCILLFENYTTSKSPNNAINRNQEVPPHAKWGQIAMQKTKEKYPKAAIIDYLHIGREKGTQYSTEKFKLWLKEEGKEFGVFVDIKFNNETEQIMDIKYMKTSK
- a CDS encoding DUF3888 domain-containing protein; this encodes MRKYFVIIIATVLIIGFTLTPSVQANNNLNDDNIELLEDTLISTLSPVISNAVDKYFGKVTQTDCDKILNIEKLQPGYKIRLRARTFEGPHNPPHYLVYLTLIKKGYSNDWIVEKITSKKLSPSKKIKCQ